The following DNA comes from Hordeum vulgare subsp. vulgare chromosome 3H, MorexV3_pseudomolecules_assembly, whole genome shotgun sequence.
CTTATCTCCCGTTGAGATCACGAGAGCAACCGTCTTTCACTTTTTTTTTACCATGACCCTCTTTTGTCTTCCACCTCggagagcttgcccaagtcccatGCGCTGCTAACAAAAGTGCGCAAACCAACTACCATGCTTTCCAATGCACTTGCATGCCACCACACCGGTTGATGCCCTTGTGACACGTGACTGTTACAGTCGCAGCATGGGTTGCGTTGCAAAAGGGTTGTTTTGTCCGTGATCGCAACATGGACATTATAACACTAGTCTTTGTTTcagagaaaaaacaacaacaacaacaacaacaacaaccaagcctttcagtccgaaacaagttggggtaggctagagttgaaacccataagatctcgaagccaagtcatggctctggaacgtggatagctaacttccacacaCCCCTGTCCAtgactaagtctttgtcgatattccaaaccttcaggtctctcttaacggactcctcccatgtcaagtttgatcTACCAcgacattctcagcacgctttatccatCCGCTATGCACCGGCACTTCctgtggcctccgttgaatatgtccaaaccatctgagacgatgctggaccagcttctcttcaatcggtgctaccccaagtctctctcgtatatcggcATTCCGtaccgatccttccttgtgtggccacatatccatctcaacatgcgcatctctgctacacctaactgttggatatgtcgtctcttggttggccaacactccgcgccatacaacatcacaggtcggatagctgtcctataaaacctgccttttagcttttgtggcactctcttgtcacagagtacgccagaagcttggcgccacttcatccacccagccttgattcggtggcccacgtcttcatcgatatcgccatccttctgcaacatggaccccaattATTGAAACGTGTCTCCCttcggtaccacctgcccaccaaggctaacctctccatcctcgtgcctagtagcactaaaactgcacctcatgtattcagttttagttctactaagcctaaaacctttcgattctagagtccgcctccataactctaactttctattaacccccgttcggctatcatcgactagcaccacaacatccgcaaagagcatacaccatgggatatctccttgtatatcccttgtgacctcatccatcaccaaatcaaaaagataagggctcaaagctgacccttggtgtagccctattctaatcggaaagtcatcggtgtcgccatcacttgttcgaacacttgtcacaacattatcatacatatccttgatgagggtaatgtactttattgggactttgtgtttctccaaggcccgccacatgacattccgaggtatcttatcataggccttctccaaatcaatgaacaccatatgaaggtccttcttttgctccatgtatctctccatcagctgtcgtaccaagaagatggcttccatggtagacctcgcacaaagcacatgctggtatcatcaaaTGAGTCGTCTAACTCAATGGTAGAGCTGTCAACCTTtccattgtaaaggttgtcaaagtactcccgccatctacaCTTGATCGCCTCACCCttcacaagaagctgatcatctccgtccttgatgcatttgacttcgccgacatccctcgtcttcctctccctaatcttggccatcttatagatgtccctttcgccttccttagtgtttaaacgttggtagaggtcctcatacgcctgacctctcgcttcactcaccgcccgctttgcagccttcttcgccaccttatacttctccatgttagctgcacGCCTGTCCTAATATAGGAATCTGAAACAGTTCTtcttctccctaataaccttgtggacctcatcgttccaccaccaagTGTCCTTAGCTTTAGAGAAAAAAACAGTTGAGAGAAAATTTGATGAGGGCCAAGCAGAACAAGGATCATGTTGCGGATATCAGACAGCTATCTGGTTCCATTCAACGACTGCAGAGGCCGTGAATCTTCAGATTATCATCGGGTGCACACATAGTGCTGCACAAACTAAATTGGAAGTTACGCCAAAGTTCTTTGTAGTCTATAGCTTCACTGTTTTGCATCATCACGACTGAGATGGTTTAAGGCACACAATGCTGTATTTCTGTGTACTGGCAGCCTGAAGAACCAAATTCACACAATCAGGAAAACTGCTACTACCTCTGTACCGAAATACTTGTAGTTGGGGGGAACTTGTACTCAACTAGTACAAGTTCCCCCCAACTACAAGTATTTCGGTACGAAGGGAGTAGTTTGCACACTATGTAGCCAGAGAGATCATTCGTACCATTATTGTTCATATTACCACTGTGACTGAATGAAGCTCACTAACCAAAGGGGTTGAAGCTTAAAACTCAACATCAACTCCGCTGAAAACTAGTAAAGTTTGCCAGGCCGTAATCTCACATCATCATCAACTATGCCGAACAAGaacatatctctctctcttactAACAGCAAAAGAATAGCACGGGAGGTGCAACCAACCAAACATAACAAACACTGCCACCACAGGTATGATAGATACTCAGATACTCGGTCCCTTTTGCCCGATATAGGGTTACACAACGACGAATCTAGGTAAGATAAGAAGATAGGTGGTGGGATCTAGAGGCGCGACAAAAACGACGGTGGTTTCACTATGACATCCGTATCCGGCTTCCAAAAGATCAAGAGGGCCGTGGCCGAGGCGGGCGTGCCGTCGTCGTCTAGCTTGACGGCGTCGCCGTGGCCAGACACATCTGTGTCTTGACGGCTTCCTTGTATGTCTTGTGCTGGTAGGTCAGAGTCGTCTCCAGCAGGTCCTTGAGAGGGGTCTTGGGGTTCCACCCTGCATTTTGTTTAACGTTCGTGCGTTTGGAGATCAGACATTTGATACTACTAACAAATCAGGAGGATAATGAAAGGCAGAACAAAGACACTGCCACTGGGACAAGTGGTATATGTACCTAGCTGCTTGTTGATCAGGGTCATGTCGGGGATCCTCTTGTCGCTGTCGTCGTACCCTTCGCCGTAGAATTCTTTCGCGCTCACGTCGATCACAGGCTCCTCCAGCGGGGGCTCTCCTGAGACCTTAGCATAGACCTGCAGATGAATGTGATGTGCGATTCAGAAGAGACAGAGCAACACATCATACAGTTATTATTGATGTGTCAATGGCAATACCTCTGTCATCATTTCAGCCAACTCCCTAACAGTGACTTCATTGTCAGGGTTCCCAACGTTGAATATATGACCATTGGCTCGAGCAGGGTTTTCCTTCGACAAAAGAAAACAGAGATTTAAGTTCCACTGATGCGGTAGATACTGAGGAGGAGCATCAGAAAACAGATCGGAGACAAACAGACAAGACATACAATCATCAGAAGAACAGCTTCAATGGCATCCTTGATGTAAACAAAAGTTCTCTGGGACTCGCCGCCATCGACGAGCTTCAGGGGCTCTCTGCGTAGGAGATTCTGCATATCCATTGGCAAGGTATATCTTGTAAAAAAGAAGACTGAACACAGTGCAATGAAGGTATTCATCCAAAGCAAGGGATAAGTTTACATACGTTGCTGAAGCAAGCCAAAACCCGAGGAACACCCTCGCTAGGACCATCAACGCCAGGAATGAAGTCCATCCTTGGCCCAATCCAATTGAAAGGTCTCACGATCGTGAAATCAAGGCCATTTTCTGCGCCTTCAGCTGGGGGAAACTCAAATATACATGGTCAGAAAAAGTTTAAGGTTGCTACTGATGGCACAATCAACAAGTTGTAAGTTCCTCCACGCACCAAAAACAAGCCTCTCAATAAGCTGCTTTGCGCACGCATAGGACCATCTCTGTTTCACAATTGGACCAAAGATGCAGGGTGACTCATCTTCTGTCAGCACATAAAATTCAGCTTCCTGTTTGAAAGATAAAAGGCACATGGAGTATCAGCTGAACAGCCAGGTGTGATCATATGAATATGTGACTGACATGGGAAAAACACATCACTGACAACAAAACAAATTATTGTTACTGCTAGGCTGAGTATAGTATTGCTACGAAGATAAGAATCTGAAGAAAAGAAtagcaaaaatcttggtaactcatggTCTGGTTAGTTGAGTCTTTAAATGATGAAGCTCCAACTGAACAATTTGAATAAGAAAAGGGGAGTTATTTGTGGTAGCACGTTTTCCAAATTTCCACATCCACGTGCAATGACAGGCATAAGCATGACATGGCTTGAGCCAAAAAAATATTTCCAGCTAAAAGAGAGCAGACAATGTGAAATGACAGTATCCTCGCTTACAACTAGTCCTGGAAGGTACTATAGAATGGTACCGGACAATCAACGCAGACATATTAACAAACAAGCAACATAAGAAAAACCAACACTAAAACACGCAGGACATGGCTTGAACAATTAATTATTGTCAACCTAGAAAAGTAATAGCCTATATAAAATGACAGCATCGTTGCCCAGTGAGTTACCACAAAATGGTGCTAGGTGGATTAACCAATGTGCAACTTAAGACAGACCATCGCTAAAATGTAAAATCAATGTATGCAGTCAAACTTTGTTCTTCCTTTAAAGTCAAGACATGCCATAACCTTCACACCaaacaacaatacaatacattaTCCCAGTGCCAAGCAACAACCAACAAGGATTTTCAACTAGAATAATTCCACTCCCAACCAGCACCAAATCTAGGCCAACCGTTTATTTAAGGACTGTACTAAAAGGACAGGACAATTACATGTGAACATCAAATACAGGACAATTTAAGGAATGTACCATAAAAAGGTACTCCCCTCCGTTTCTTCAaagtttgaccaagtttatagaaAATAGCATTGGCATTCACCATACGAAATCAATCATTAGATCCATCATGgaatatattttcatattatatATTTATTTGCTATCGTAAATGTTGATATTCTTTGATATATTAAATTTGATCAAAGCATATGAAGTTTGATTTTGAACAAATCTAGTATGGGGATAAAAAAGAAATGGAGCAACTACTAGACAGATTAACCAATGAGCAACTCTTAAGACAGACCATCCACTAAAATGTAAAATCAATGTATGCAGTCAAACTGTGCTCTTCCTTAAAGCCAAGACATTCTATAAGCTTCAGGCCAAACCACGATTACAAGACATTATCCCAGTGTCAACCAACAACCAACATGGCTTCAACTAGAATAATTCCACTCCCAACCAACACCAAATCCAGGACAACCTTTTATTTAAGGACTATACTACAAAGAACTTAATAATTATTACAGGTGAGCATCGCAATCTATAGCAACCTGCACCAGATCCAATCATCCAATCAATTCCACCCGAATCCAATCCAACCCAATCAAATCCCTTTTCTTATTCAACCAACCAAAAAAAGGTTCAACCTACTACTTCAGAGCTCAGTCAAATACAACCACATTATCCACTGATGTCACTTGGtgagtgacacacacacacacacacgcacgcatACAGCAAGTGCAGACAGATGGTGTGAGCAGGGGAGGGGAAGGGGATGTCATGTTCATCACCTTGCGGAGGGGGTGATCCTTGGGGAGGAAGCTGCCGATGGTCTTGCCATAGACCTCGCACGTGGAGAAGTGGATCAGACGCTTGCCGTTCTCCGAGCAGTACTTGACCTGCGCACGCAGCACCGACACGTGAGTCAGACATTCTTTGCTTGGCAACGCCGAAAGCGCCGAGGAGAATATAATCTTGGGGATTGGGTGGAGCGAGAGGTGAGAGCACGTACCACCGGGAGCGCGTCGATGAAGTTGCTGTAGATGGTGTCGAGCGGCCGCGTGTTGTAGTCCGCCGGCGTGCAGATCGCCGCCAGGTTTATCGTCTTCGCGGAGCAAGGGCAGATCCAACCACCGACACGCAAGAACAAAACCGTCAGCGGCTTTCCAGAATCTCAGGGGACGAACGCGGATATTATTATTTTTCGAGCGACGAACGCGCGAGTGGCAACCGAATCAAGAAACTGAATCCCAAGAAAATCGCTCAATTTTTTTCGCGGGCCAATCCGCCATTGGAGGCACCAGGAGaggaaggggagggagggaggggaagtaCCAGATCGGCCATCTTGACGAGGCCCTCGAGGCGGGGGTCGTTCTTGATGTTGAGGCGGTGGAAGGAGATGCGCCCGgcgaggtggggcggcggcgggtcGACGAGGTGGCGGATCTTGTCGGAGTAGACGTCGACGGCGAGGACGACGTGCTGGGTCTCGGCCATGAGCTTCTCGCAGAGGTGGGAGCCGATGAAGCCGCCGGCGCCGATCATGCAGATGGTGAGCGGCGCCACGGCGCCGCCGTCCAGATCCACCCTGCCCCCGCTCGCCATGCTCTCCCTCGCTCCCCCGGCGGTCGCGCAGCGCGGTCGGGTGGACGGTCGGATCCGCGACGGGACGGGGAATGCGCGTGGGGATCGGGTCTGGTTGGATTTGGGCTGGGGTTATCTTTCTAATCCGGCGGCGATGTCGGTGGTACGGCGGGCTTCGATGGGGTGGTGCCGGTATTTAACGGAGGTGGGGGAGTGGAGTGGCCGATGGAAGGAAGGaatgggggtggggtggggttggGGCGGACTGGCCCACCGGACAGATCGAGATCCACACTGCTCCGTGGGCCCGAGCCTCTCCCCCCTTCCTATCTCGATtggttctctctttttctttcttctttcttggtCACAACTCACAAGTTTTCTAAGTTTCTGTTTGGGACTTTGGATACCTTTCTTCCTTGATACTtacgatgatgatgattatgaattGATTCAATTTGGTTGTAATGCATGAGTGGAGACACGTTGGCTTCTACCTTCGCTTTCTCTGGACTCCAAGCGCTATTTCACGCCTTTCAGATATGTGCATTCGGTGGGATGAGATGTCCCGTAGAGTATGAAGGTGTCTCTGGCGACTTCATCAGTCTCAAGATGATGTGTTGGCCGGTCTCTCGGAGATACTCGTAGGGACAAGGTGTGTGCACGTGGGTTTATTAAAGAAGTGTATGTGCATATGTATAAATGTCTGCGTGTGTATTATGTTTACAAAAATGTTTATAAATGTTTGCGGTGTTATTCGAGCCAACGAGAGGCTCGTGGAGTCCAAGTTGTCCGAGTGGCTTCGATCTCGTGTTGCGTCTTGACGTGATGCAAAGATGGGTTGCTCTTGGAGTGTCGCGGTGATGAAAGATACGGATATGCAGAAGACTATGGAGGATCTGGCGGGTTGCCGTTGGCCCTGGATATGGAGTTAAAGAGGCTCGGAAGGCTCCTCCGATCGATGTTCTTTATCTGGCTAGATCCAGCCTTCTACGGTCGTTGGTGGCTATCGTGTCTCGTTAACGCCTCCTGGCAAGGGGTTTCTTCGGTGTTGGACTAGCTTCTGGTGCTCTTCTTCTCTCGCGACGACGAAGATCATGTGTGCTTGGTAGTTGTGGCGAAGGCGGTATGCAACAGTGCAACCACTTGTattttccttgtttttgttgCATGTATGTGTTTCATGTTTGTAACGTTACTACTATGAACTCAAGTAATGTATGTCTATGGTTGTACATCTTTTCGAAAATAGCATGTTGTAAAGAAAAATTTGAAATGTATTGTGTCAACATATTGGTTTGTACCCTCTATTTCTTTCGGCTCCAAGCGACGCCCAAAGAGAGGATTTTTGTCCTCTATGCCTTGTATTTTGTATGAGGACCCTCATATTGCACACATTCCCTTGGTAAGGTCACCGGGCGAACAATCGTTCCTTGCCGGAAACCATTCGAGCGGACACCACAATTTGGAAAATGCCCCCTCAACAAAACCTTTTCCAGCGAGTGTCTGGGAGTTTCCATTCTACAACAAATATATTTTTTCATCCTATTGCATATAGATTTGCCACATTGTGAAAAAAAAATCACCATGCTAGCATAAAAGATAGTTAGGAATTTGTCATGATGCAATAGAGTAATTGCCATGCGTCTTCAGGGATTTGCCACGATGCAACATGGATAGTTGctagaaaaaataattaaatttccgACATGTTCAGGATTCGCAATGTTGACAAAGAAAGTCACAATGCTAATATCAAAAGGGAACGAGTAAAAATTGTCAATGCTCTAAAAATAAAATTTGTCATTGTCGGAGGTGTTTGCCCATATTGCCATTGTTGACACTAAATATTGGTACAGTCATAAAAGTAGCTTAATCTATGTCATGATTAATTCATACTTTTGATTCAAAATCACCTTTGGATATTTCTTTCTGAGAAGACCAATAT
Coding sequences within:
- the LOC123445656 gene encoding UDP-D-apiose/UDP-D-xylose synthase, coding for MASGGRVDLDGGAVAPLTICMIGAGGFIGSHLCEKLMAETQHVVLAVDVYSDKIRHLVDPPPPHLAGRISFHRLNIKNDPRLEGLVKMADLTINLAAICTPADYNTRPLDTIYSNFIDALPVVKYCSENGKRLIHFSTCEVYGKTIGSFLPKDHPLRKEAEFYVLTEDESPCIFGPIVKQRWSYACAKQLIERLVFAEGAENGLDFTIVRPFNWIGPRMDFIPGVDGPSEGVPRVLACFSNNLLRREPLKLVDGGESQRTFVYIKDAIEAVLLMIENPARANGHIFNVGNPDNEVTVRELAEMMTEVYAKVSGEPPLEEPVIDVSAKEFYGEGYDDSDKRIPDMTLINKQLGWNPKTPLKDLLETTLTYQHKTYKEAVKTQMCLATATPSS